CCATTCTAAAAACGCTAACCGCTGCTCTTTATTTGCTATTTTAGCAGTTTGATGAACCATATTAGCAGTTGTATATCTATTAGCAAAAACAATTCCTCCATCTTGGTAAAAACTACGCCACTCCTTAGCATATGAGGCAAATCTATCTACAGCATAAAAGGTAGAAGCAGCATAAGCATTTACATCATTAGCTCTTCTGCCAAGCTCTCCGCCTAAGTACATACGCACTGGTCCAGAAGACTCACTTTGGTAGTTTGGAAAATCTACTTTACGTATATTATAGTTTTCGTGTTTTAGTCTTTCGCAAAGTAATTGTGTTTGAGTTGCTTTGCCACTGCCATCTAAACCTTCCATAACAATTATTTTACCTTTTACAATCATCTATATCCTCCGACGGGCGGTATTCGCCTTCTTCAATTAAAATATCTACGAAGATATCA
This Clostridium sp. 'deep sea' DNA region includes the following protein-coding sequences:
- a CDS encoding deoxynucleoside kinase encodes the protein MIVKGKIIVMEGLDGSGKATQTQLLCERLKHENYNIRKVDFPNYQSESSGPVRMYLGGELGRRANDVNAYAASTFYAVDRFASYAKEWRSFYQDGGIVFANRYTTANMVHQTAKIANKEQRLAFLEWLKDLEYFKIGLPQPNIVFFLRVDPQVFMKLIEDRSKKTNSAVDIHEADKEHLLAAYQAACEVAQLEDWTVIECTINGKMRSREDIHEEIYNKVLSIIK